The Saprospiraceae bacterium genome includes the window ACTTCATGTTTGTTATGCTTGAGGTGCTGCAGCGCAGAGAAAAGCTTACTTGTTTCCTCTGTTTGCTCAAACATATCACTGAAAATAATCACCATAGATCGCTTGTGAATACTATCAGCAATCTGGTGAATAGCCTTGGCGGCAGAGGTCGTTTTATTGTGCTCAGGGTTTCGAATGAGTTTATCCAGATAGGTCAGCAATAAGCGGTAGTGGGTGGTACTGGATTTAGCCCTGGTGTGTTCCTGTAGCTTTTCGTCAAAGATACTCAGGCCGAAGGCGTCCCTTTGTTTTTGCAGCAAATTCATGAGCGATGCACTGGCCAAAGCTGAGAAACGAAGCTTATTGATGTAAGCATTATCCTCATCATTGCCTTCAGGAAAATACATAGAAGAGGAAGCGTCAATAACAATTTGGCACCGCAGATTGGTCTCTTCTTCAAATCGCTTGCTGAACATTTTATCCGTCCGAGCATATACTTTCCAGTCGATATTGCGGGTAGACTCCCCCTGGTTGTACAAGCGATGTTCGGCAAACTCTACAGAAAAGCCATGAAAAGGACTTTTGTGCAAGCCAATAATAAACCCCTCCACCACTTGTTTAGCCAATAACTCAATATTGCCTAAATTTCTGACTTGTATATTGTCCAATAAATTCATGACCAGGTTTGTTTGTAAATGAATAAACCCTTACTTCGGCAATCCGAAATAAGGGCTTAAACTATCTATTTTTTTTGCTATATCAAAGTGCAGCATCAATTTTCTGGGCTAAAACCTTTTTTGTCGTAACCCCTACTTGTTTGTCAACAACCTCTCCATCTTTCAAAATAAGGATAGTTGGGATGCTACGAATACCATATTTCATGGATATTTCCGGGTTGTCGTCTACATTTACCTTCCCAATCAATGCTTTGTTTTCGTATTCAGTGGACAATTCTTCGATGATTGGTCCAATCATCCGGCATGGTCCACACCATTCTGCCCAGAAGTCAACAACTGTTACGCCTTCTGTCGCTTTAGTGTCGAAATTAATATCTGTGAATTCAAATGCCATTATCTGTCGTTTTTGAATAGTTACGTAATAATTACATCTTGATACAACAGCTTCTTGCTGCTATTGGTTGCAAATATATAGATAAACTTGCAATGAAGTTGTCGATTCTAAGACATTCTTTAGACGATTAAAAACTAAAATAGGTACATTCACCATCAAATTATTTTTTAAGAAATGGCAATAAAAAGAAAAGTGTTTTGGATAGGCCTTGGGGTGCTAGCGCTGCTTTTAAAGGCGATAGGCAATGTTCAACCCTTATGGGTGGAGACTTATTACAGTAGAGGTGTTTTTTTACCTATCCGCGCTTTTTTTGATATTTTTTTGGGATGGATCCCTTTTCCTATCCTTTATTTATTGGTGCCCTTTTTAATGGTCTGGACATGGCAAAGTATCCGAAAAATTATCCGCCAAAACCATACTTGGGCAGCGAGACTTTGGCATATTACCCTTAGCTTTGCTGCTTTCCTGGGCGGCAGTTTATTTGCTTTTTTGATGTTATGGGGTTTTAATTATGGTCGTATATCAATTGAAGATCAGTTAGGTATACAACCCGAACCGCTAACTAAGGAAGAAATTTGGGAAGCCCTTCGGGCTGAAACCATCGTCATTAGCGAATTGAGAGCTAAAATCCCCAGTGCTTCAGCTGCGGCGCTAAATCGAGCTGATTTGCCAGTCAACTTGGAAGCCGTTTTGCGGGATCAACTAAAGACCTGGCTGAAGAAAAATGGGTTCCCTGCCTGGTCGAATGCCAGGGCCCATAAAATTTATCCTAAAGGTATATTTTTGAGATTCAGCTCCTCAGGGTTGTATTTCCCTTTTTCTGGACAAGGGCAGGTTGATGGGGGCTTGCATCCTTTGCAATGGCCTTATGTAATGACCCATGAGATGGGACACGCCTATGGCTTTGGTGATGAAGGGACGTGTAATTTTCTCGCCTATGTAGCCTGCGCTGAGGCCAAAGACCCCGCGATAGCTTATATGGCCCGACTCGCCTACTGGCGAACCTTGGCTACGAACTATTTGCGTTATGAGCCAGAGCAGTATCGGGACTTTCGAAAGGAGTTACCCGCTGGTATCCAGGCTGACCTTGATGCCATCAATCAAAATCTGAGAGATTATCCCGACATCATGCCCCGTTTTCGTTATGCCGCTTATGATGCTTACCTCAAGGCGCAGGGAATCAAGGAGGGAATGATGAATTACAGCAGGGTCATGATGCTTGTAAAAGCCTGGAAGGAAAAGAAGGAGGGGGAAGGGGATTTTAATCAAAATTAAAATGTCAGGGGCATGGCTGGGGAAGGTTGAGAGCGTGTTTGGAGGTCACCCTTTGGGCTAAAAACCATCTCTTTTTCGCTGATACTTCGTTGCTTTTTTCGTCCGTACCTAAGGGTATGCACTTCAAAAAGCGCCTTGTCTCATCAAAAAAATGACGCTTTTTATCTCCAAAAGCGACCTCCAAACATGCTCTGAAAGTCACGACACATCTTATATGATCTTATATTCCTTATATGGTTCAAAAAAAAGCTAGGCCCAAGCCAACCCTCCAATACCTCCACTACCTACACGTCCAAAAAAAAAAACCTCAAGCCAACCCTCCATTACCTCTATAACTCCACTACCTCCACGTCCAAAAAAACACTAGCCACCAAAGAATCAAAATGGCAATAAAAATTATTTCCCCAACTCAGCCCCCCGAGCGCTTCGTCTGCGTATACCCTTTTTCTTTTAGGATAGTTACCACCTTATCACGATGATCTCCTTGGAGAATGATCTCTCCATCCTTGACGCTCCCGCCGACCCCACATTTTCCTTTGAGTACCTTGCCTAATTCTTTTAAGGTGTCTTCGGGGCCAACAAAACCTGTGACCAAGGTTACTTCCTTGCCCTTACGTTGTTTTTTATCGAGGCTGACCCTAAGTTTTTGTTGGTTTTCCGGAACCTCGGCAGTTTCCTCCGTTTCCTCAAAGTGGTATTCAAAATCGGGATTCGTGGAGAAAACGATACCAAGTCGACCTTTTTTTTGTTGCTTAGCCATATCAATTTAATTATTCATTGATTTGAAAATATTTACAAAAGTAGTAAAAGAAGGAAATGTTCATGGCGGAGTTCAAATTCTCTATTTCAAAATGCGGAACTTATGCATTCCGCACTACTAAATCCGCGTATTTTTTATACTTTGGGGGCGTTTTACAGCATGCCGCCACAAGTATAGCGGAAAATAGAAAACTATCAATAAATCAATAGTGAAAGTGTATTGCTAATAAAATCAGATTTATGAGTCAAGCACAACAAATTGCGAGTACCATTTTAATGATAAGACCTGCTCACTTTGGATATAATGAGGAAACAGCGGACAATAATGCTTTTCAATCTGATAAAGGAGGGTTGTCTAAGGCGGAGATTGCCGAGCAGGCTAAAGCCGAATTTGATGCCCTGGTAGCAAAATTAAGGGAATATGATATTGCGGTAATTGTCATAGAAGATACGGATGATCCCATCAAAACAGATGCTGTTTTTCCCAATAACTGGATAAGTTTTCACGAAGATAATATCGTCATTACCTACCCGATGTTTTCACCTAATCGAAGGCAGGAACGCCGCGATGACATCATCGATCAATTGAGCGAAGACTACCATATCAAACAATTAATAAGGCTAGAGCCATATGAAGCGGAACAGCGATACCTCGAAGGTACTGGGAGTATGATTCTAGATCGAGCCCACTTGGTTGCCTATGCCTGCAAAAGTGTTAGAACCCACCCTGAACTGTTTGATGCTTTTTGCGAAATGATGAATTTCGAGGGTGTGCTATTTACGGCAGTAGATGAGAAAGGAGGAGAAATTTATCACACGAATGTCATGATGGCGCTGGGAGAGGAACTTGCCATCATTTGCCTGGATGCCATACCGAATGAAGCAGAAAAGGCTAAGGTAACAAATCAGTTGCGAAAAGCAAACAAAGAAATCTTACCAATTTCTTATGCTCAGATGAACGCCTTTGCGGGCAATATGCTCGAAGTTAAAAACAAAAAAGGTGAAAAATTCCTTGTTATGTCTTCTTCGGCCTATCATTCCCTTGATATGCAACAGACCGAAAAAATCTTGAAACATACAGCCATCTTGCACAGTCCTTTAGATACCATTGAAACTTACGGCGGTGGAAGCGCCAGATGTATGATGGCAGAGGTGTTTTTGCCCAAAAGGCTAAAAGCGTCCTAATTAATTCTATTTATATTTGTCTTTAATTCAATCCGATTAATTTAAAATCATCGCTATGAAAAGAAGCCTACTTTTTTTTATTAATCTGCTGTTTGTTATTGCGCTATTTGCTACCACCCATGAAGTTACGCTTCAGGGGACTTCTTTTACCCCGAAAAACTTAATGATTCAAGCAGGGGACACCGTAGTTTGGAAAAACATTGATGGTTTCCACAATGTAAATGGTACCCAAACAGCATACCCTGCTAATCCAGAAAGTTTTACCAATGGAGTTGAGGCCAGTGAGCCTTGGGAATTTACCTTTGTTTTTGACAAACCAGGGTTTTACAATTACCATTGTGATCCTCATCTTTCCGTCGGCATGCTGGGGACCGTTACGGTTACTGCTGCAGTTGTCATTACAGAAATCATGTATAATCCCCCAGAAAGTGGTACAGATTCCCTGGAATTTATTGAATTGTATAACAATGGACCTACTGCAGTTAATTTGAAAGATTACACCTTTGATGGGTTTAACTATACTTTTCCTGGTTATAACCTAGGTGCAGGTGAATACGTTATGATCGCCGTGGACTCTGTCGCTTTTGCCAACAATTTTGGGTTACCGGCTTTTCAATTTGTTAGTGGCAGTTTGAGCAATGGAGGGGAACTTATTCGCTTGATGGATGGCCTTGGAATAACAGTTGATTCGGTAGACTTTGGGGACGCAAATGGTTGGCCCTCTACTGCAGATGGACTTGGGGCTTCTTTGGTCCTTTGTGACCCGAATGCTGATAATAATGACCCTGCCAATTGGCAAGCGGCAAGTACCTTGACCGAGGTGACTATTGATGGATTTAAGGTGTTTGCCAACCCGGGAGGCACCTCTCAATGTTTGCAAGGCCCTGTGTTTTATATACTGGATAATGATTTTGAAGTAGGAGAAGAAGTAGGAGAAGTAAGCTTTAGAGTGGTCGTAGAGAGCGACGAACCGGGCACCTTTAGTGTCTTTTCAAGGGTTTTAAGCACTTCAACAGCTACTCAAGGTGCTGATTTTACTTATCCGGAAAATACCTTGATTGAATTTACAGATGTGACATCCGACACCATGACCATTACCCTGATGATCATAGATGATACGACACCCGAAGGGATTGAAAAAATTGAAATTGACTTGAGTATTCCAAGCGATGGGGCAGCGATTAATCCCTTGCGAAGCACCTTAACCATTTCTATTCAAGATAATGATATATTAGTGCCCGCCATTGTGATCAATGAGATCATGTATAATCCGCCGGAGGCAAATACGGATAGTTTAGAGTACATTGAGTTATTCAACAATGCCAATAGTGCGGTTGATTTGAGTGGTTATTCCTTTACGCTTGGGATCGTATATACTTTCCCTGCCGTTACGATTCAGCCTGGAGCGTACTTGGTTATTGCGGTTGACTCGGTCGTTTTTCAACGAAATTTTAACCTTCCTGCTTTCCAATGGACAAGTGGTGCGCTCGGCAATGGGGGAGAAACCCTGGAATTGAGAGATGCACAAGGAAACATAGTTGATGTCGTGACTTATGATGATGCAGGGGATTGGCCAACAGAACCAGATGGGAGCGGCGCAGCTCTAATTCTTTGTGATGTCAACGCTGACAATGATGTAGGAACCAATTGGAAAGCTGCCACCAGGGCTACTGGTGTTTTTTCAGGTGATGGGCAGTTGTTGGGGTCACCTGGTGCCGCCAACAATTGCGAAGATCCAGGCGATCCAAGCTTCCCGGCTTATGGCATAGGTGTGGTGACAACGGTAAACGAAGAAGGAAGAGCGGACTCCCTTGGGGTGAAATGCCAATTGCAGGGCGTGGTTTATGGCGTGAATTTGCGGAACAGCGGCCTCCAATTCACCCTTATTGATAGCAACAATGACGGTATTGGGGTCTTTAGTTCTGCGGAAACATTTGGATATACCGTTAATGAAGGAGATGAAATCATACTGAAAGGCGAGGTTACGCAATTTAGGGGTTTAACCCAATTTGTTCCTAGTGACTTGACCTTTGTTTCTGCTGGAAATGACCTGTTTGCCCCGCAGGCTGTCACCCAGCTGGGGGAAGAAACAGAATCACAATTAGTCACGATTGAAAATTTGACAGTGGGGACCGT containing:
- a CDS encoding DUF58 domain-containing protein; its protein translation is MNLLDNIQVRNLGNIELLAKQVVEGFIIGLHKSPFHGFSVEFAEHRLYNQGESTRNIDWKVYARTDKMFSKRFEEETNLRCQIVIDASSSMYFPEGNDEDNAYINKLRFSALASASLMNLLQKQRDAFGLSIFDEKLQEHTRAKSSTTHYRLLLTYLDKLIRNPEHNKTTSAAKAIHQIADSIHKRSMVIIFSDMFEQTEETSKLFSALQHLKHNKHEVILFHVVDKSKEVDFEFQNRPYLFIDMETGERVRLQPNQVKETYRKQVAAFNEELKLKCLQYHIDFVEADINKGFRQILQAYLVKRSKMRS
- the trxA gene encoding thioredoxin yields the protein MAFEFTDINFDTKATEGVTVVDFWAEWCGPCRMIGPIIEELSTEYENKALIGKVNVDDNPEISMKYGIRSIPTILILKDGEVVDKQVGVTTKKVLAQKIDAAL
- a CDS encoding DUF3810 family protein, encoding MAIKRKVFWIGLGVLALLLKAIGNVQPLWVETYYSRGVFLPIRAFFDIFLGWIPFPILYLLVPFLMVWTWQSIRKIIRQNHTWAARLWHITLSFAAFLGGSLFAFLMLWGFNYGRISIEDQLGIQPEPLTKEEIWEALRAETIVISELRAKIPSASAAALNRADLPVNLEAVLRDQLKTWLKKNGFPAWSNARAHKIYPKGIFLRFSSSGLYFPFSGQGQVDGGLHPLQWPYVMTHEMGHAYGFGDEGTCNFLAYVACAEAKDPAIAYMARLAYWRTLATNYLRYEPEQYRDFRKELPAGIQADLDAINQNLRDYPDIMPRFRYAAYDAYLKAQGIKEGMMNYSRVMMLVKAWKEKKEGEGDFNQN
- a CDS encoding translation initiation factor, which codes for MAKQQKKGRLGIVFSTNPDFEYHFEETEETAEVPENQQKLRVSLDKKQRKGKEVTLVTGFVGPEDTLKELGKVLKGKCGVGGSVKDGEIILQGDHRDKVVTILKEKGYTQTKRSGG
- a CDS encoding arginine deiminase-related protein, which produces MSQAQQIASTILMIRPAHFGYNEETADNNAFQSDKGGLSKAEIAEQAKAEFDALVAKLREYDIAVIVIEDTDDPIKTDAVFPNNWISFHEDNIVITYPMFSPNRRQERRDDIIDQLSEDYHIKQLIRLEPYEAEQRYLEGTGSMILDRAHLVAYACKSVRTHPELFDAFCEMMNFEGVLFTAVDEKGGEIYHTNVMMALGEELAIICLDAIPNEAEKAKVTNQLRKANKEILPISYAQMNAFAGNMLEVKNKKGEKFLVMSSSAYHSLDMQQTEKILKHTAILHSPLDTIETYGGGSARCMMAEVFLPKRLKAS
- a CDS encoding lamin tail domain-containing protein, whose product is MKRSLLFFINLLFVIALFATTHEVTLQGTSFTPKNLMIQAGDTVVWKNIDGFHNVNGTQTAYPANPESFTNGVEASEPWEFTFVFDKPGFYNYHCDPHLSVGMLGTVTVTAAVVITEIMYNPPESGTDSLEFIELYNNGPTAVNLKDYTFDGFNYTFPGYNLGAGEYVMIAVDSVAFANNFGLPAFQFVSGSLSNGGELIRLMDGLGITVDSVDFGDANGWPSTADGLGASLVLCDPNADNNDPANWQAASTLTEVTIDGFKVFANPGGTSQCLQGPVFYILDNDFEVGEEVGEVSFRVVVESDEPGTFSVFSRVLSTSTATQGADFTYPENTLIEFTDVTSDTMTITLMIIDDTTPEGIEKIEIDLSIPSDGAAINPLRSTLTISIQDNDILVPAIVINEIMYNPPEANTDSLEYIELFNNANSAVDLSGYSFTLGIVYTFPAVTIQPGAYLVIAVDSVVFQRNFNLPAFQWTSGALGNGGETLELRDAQGNIVDVVTYDDAGDWPTEPDGSGAALILCDVNADNDVGTNWKAATRATGVFSGDGQLLGSPGAANNCEDPGDPSFPAYGIGVVTTVNEEGRADSLGVKCQLQGVVYGVNLRNSGLQFTLIDSNNDGIGVFSSAETFGYTVNEGDEIILKGEVTQFRGLTQFVPSDLTFVSAGNDLFAPQAVTQLGEETESQLVTIENLTVGTVTTDSGGANAEVSNGTTTFLMRIDAETGLTVDDIPTTAFNLTGIGGQFDLDGNAPFDDGYQLLPRYLADIKLLDATFDPTIDELVKVFPNPASLQLQINMTEAFESLRLVDMLGREVLRISEPQLRENIDLQALAAGMYHLQFVKENRFWTTKFVKQ